A window of the Bacillota bacterium genome harbors these coding sequences:
- a CDS encoding HD-GYP domain-containing protein, whose product MGEELTAAVAVLMLLAQIGELFVPIAHYLGLLIAASATLLATISLVRRPNFIPKVPEGTVERRRDHSETGYLLSQSCNAFPIGLLVLNPRKQIIWSNNMARKWFDDPNLHSLTCKDLLCTDRNCPACIVELALNGQPTHPIVRQYKMLDGPLLLQISAVHVRSSEDHEARVLLIAQDVTAEHLLSRRSSTGAVMMSDVLSQLTGLRGHEMRVHATNVARWSIAIARRLGVTYEEIDRIEAAALIHDIGKLAIPETILEKPGSLTPEERAIVETHPDLGAKIAADVPPLSDLASMIKHHHERWDGTGYPDRLEGAGIPLGARIIAVADVYEAMTSHRPYREALPTEDVIAYLVEARGTAFDAAVVDALLRELKTKGNGPSGGSWGGRKWD is encoded by the coding sequence ATGGGTGAAGAGCTGACTGCCGCAGTGGCGGTGCTCATGCTGTTGGCCCAAATCGGGGAGCTGTTCGTCCCGATCGCGCACTATCTTGGTCTGCTGATCGCCGCCAGCGCGACCCTGTTGGCCACGATCAGCCTGGTGCGACGACCCAACTTCATCCCGAAGGTCCCGGAAGGAACGGTGGAGCGGAGACGGGACCATTCGGAAACCGGGTACCTGCTGAGTCAAAGCTGCAACGCGTTTCCGATCGGCTTGCTTGTTCTCAACCCGAGAAAGCAGATAATCTGGTCCAATAACATGGCTCGGAAATGGTTCGATGACCCGAACCTCCACAGCCTGACCTGCAAAGACCTGCTTTGCACGGATAGGAATTGCCCTGCTTGCATCGTGGAACTGGCCCTCAATGGCCAACCCACCCACCCGATCGTGAGACAGTACAAGATGCTTGATGGTCCCCTCCTCCTCCAGATCAGCGCCGTTCACGTAAGGTCCTCGGAGGATCATGAGGCGCGGGTGTTGCTCATCGCCCAAGACGTCACCGCCGAACACCTGCTGTCACGGAGGTCGAGTACGGGCGCTGTCATGATGAGCGACGTGCTCTCCCAGCTAACGGGACTGCGCGGTCACGAGATGCGGGTTCACGCAACGAACGTTGCCCGATGGAGCATCGCCATCGCCCGGCGGTTGGGTGTGACATACGAAGAGATTGACCGAATTGAGGCCGCTGCCCTCATCCACGACATCGGGAAGCTCGCCATTCCTGAGACCATCCTCGAAAAGCCTGGGAGCCTGACTCCGGAGGAGAGGGCCATTGTCGAAACCCACCCCGATCTGGGTGCGAAGATTGCGGCCGACGTCCCCCCACTGTCAGACCTAGCCTCGATGATCAAACACCATCATGAACGATGGGACGGCACGGGGTACCCCGACCGGCTGGAGGGTGCCGGCATTCCCCTGGGGGCTCGGATCATCGCCGTTGCGGACGTCTACGAGGCGATGACCTCTCATCGTCCATATCGTGAGGCGTTGCCGACCGAAGACGTGATCGCATACCTGGTTGAGGCTCGAGGAACGGCATTTGACGCCGCGGTGGTCGACGCCCTGTTGCGGGAGCTGAAAACGAAGGGCAACGGCCCCTCCGGCGGTTCCTGGGGGGGGCGGAAATGGGACTGA
- a CDS encoding helix-turn-helix domain-containing protein — translation MLRRWDILNLLDLKKQRVSVREAARVADCSPKTVHRWSCRMESSNGPLGEGTSNSARLQREIAVPRLAGKMIILKGFLKPFRPAVPPKATMRYETAPGEQAQADFGTRRDTDGSTPHLDKTAGPAVMPGLCRHAREDGLRAPHEAEDPALWATELVVP, via the coding sequence TTGCTACGGAGGTGGGACATCTTGAACCTGTTGGATTTGAAGAAGCAAAGGGTGAGCGTCCGGGAGGCGGCGAGGGTCGCCGACTGCTCCCCGAAAACCGTCCACAGGTGGTCGTGCCGGATGGAGTCGAGTAACGGTCCGTTGGGCGAAGGGACCTCCAACTCAGCCCGTCTCCAGCGGGAAATCGCGGTCCCACGGTTGGCCGGTAAGATGATAATTCTGAAGGGCTTCCTGAAACCCTTCCGTCCCGCTGTCCCGCCGAAGGCGACAATGCGCTACGAGACCGCTCCCGGTGAGCAGGCCCAGGCGGACTTTGGGACGCGCCGGGACACGGACGGCAGCACTCCCCACCTCGACAAGACGGCAGGCCCGGCAGTCATGCCGGGCTTGTGCCGCCATGCCCGGGAAGACGGGCTACGCGCCCCTCACGAGGCCGAGGATCCAGCCTTGTGGGCTACCGAGCTCGTGGTCCCATGA
- a CDS encoding DEAD/DEAH box helicase translates to MIEELQGFSALGIHPAILKALDEMGFEEPSPIQAAAIPVLLEGKDLVGQAQTGTGKTAAFAIPLLQRLDPAVRGPQALVLAPTRELALQVTEEFAKIGKHLDVRGLAVYGGQPIERQIKALRAGVSVVIGTPGRILDHLERRTLRLEQVHAFVLDEADEMLSMGFIEDVETILTHLPTERQTVCFSATMPAPIVRITERYTNAPAKISIGQRGIAAPPAIEQAYYEIRERDKVEALARIIDHEAISRGIIFCRTKRSCDELASALQARGYLAEAIHGDLNQMQRNRVLARFKEGQVELLIATDVAARGLDVENVTHVVNYDIAQSPESHVHRAGRTGRVGREGTVFTLIHPREFRQLKLIERATRARIDRRPVPTAADVAERALDLIGERVGALIAGGAGQDPKYIDLALHLLEEHEPERLVAALVAEMVGGRPTGGPEAERVKGRDVASASDDFPETGAESGYVRLFINIGGRHGVGPADFVRTIARRADISGGLIGMIDIHDDFTFVEVPRDLGPAVLESMRHASIQGRTVHAEPAKPTH, encoded by the coding sequence ATGATTGAAGAGCTACAGGGGTTTTCGGCCCTGGGCATCCATCCCGCAATCCTCAAGGCCCTGGACGAAATGGGCTTTGAGGAGCCGTCCCCGATCCAAGCGGCGGCCATTCCAGTTCTTCTCGAGGGAAAAGATCTGGTCGGGCAGGCTCAGACCGGCACTGGCAAGACGGCGGCCTTTGCCATCCCCCTCCTGCAGCGATTGGACCCGGCGGTCCGGGGTCCTCAGGCTCTCGTCCTCGCCCCCACCCGGGAGTTGGCCTTGCAGGTCACCGAGGAGTTCGCCAAGATAGGCAAGCACCTCGATGTCCGAGGATTGGCCGTCTATGGCGGTCAACCGATCGAGCGACAGATCAAGGCCCTCCGCGCCGGGGTCTCGGTGGTCATCGGTACCCCGGGCCGGATCTTGGATCATCTCGAGCGACGGACCCTCAGGCTGGAGCAGGTCCATGCCTTCGTCCTCGACGAGGCGGACGAGATGCTGAGCATGGGCTTTATCGAAGACGTCGAGACGATACTGACCCATCTTCCGACTGAGCGGCAGACGGTCTGTTTCTCGGCGACCATGCCCGCCCCCATCGTCCGGATCACTGAGCGGTACACGAATGCCCCGGCCAAGATCAGCATCGGCCAGCGGGGGATCGCCGCCCCGCCGGCGATCGAGCAGGCCTACTATGAAATCCGGGAAAGGGACAAGGTCGAAGCGCTGGCTCGGATCATCGACCACGAGGCTATTTCCCGCGGAATCATCTTCTGCCGGACCAAGCGGAGCTGCGACGAACTGGCCTCGGCCCTGCAGGCTCGGGGCTACCTGGCGGAAGCGATCCACGGCGACCTGAACCAGATGCAGCGCAACCGGGTCCTGGCCCGGTTCAAGGAGGGCCAGGTCGAACTGCTGATTGCGACCGACGTGGCCGCCCGCGGTCTGGACGTGGAGAACGTCACCCACGTCGTCAATTATGATATTGCGCAGTCCCCGGAATCCCACGTCCATCGAGCCGGGCGGACCGGGCGCGTCGGCCGAGAGGGGACGGTCTTCACCCTGATCCACCCTCGCGAGTTCCGGCAACTGAAACTGATTGAACGGGCGACCCGGGCCCGGATCGACCGCCGGCCCGTCCCGACCGCGGCCGACGTGGCCGAACGGGCCCTAGACCTGATCGGGGAGAGGGTCGGCGCCCTGATTGCCGGCGGGGCCGGTCAGGACCCCAAGTACATCGACCTCGCCCTGCACCTTCTGGAAGAGCATGAACCGGAGCGCCTGGTGGCGGCCTTGGTGGCCGAGATGGTCGGCGGCCGGCCGACCGGCGGCCCGGAGGCCGAGCGGGTCAAGGGCCGGGACGTTGCCTCAGCTTCGGATGATTTTCCGGAGACCGGGGCGGAGTCCGGCTATGTCCGGCTGTTCATCAACATCGGCGGGCGGCATGGGGTCGGGCCGGCCGACTTCGTGCGGACCATCGCCCGCCGGGCCGACATCTCGGGCGGGTTGATCGGGATGATCGACATCCACGACGACTTCACCTTCGTGGAAGTACCCAGAGATTTGGGACCCGCGGTGCTGGAATCAATGAGACACGCGTCGATTCAGGGCCGTACCGTGCACGCCGAGCCGGCCAAGCCGACTCACTAG
- a CDS encoding DUF3810 domain-containing protein, whose product MRARLLWPTLFGLAVGIQRLSRLAPDWVEGLYSRHLFPAVARGLSFIFGLFPFSVAELTVWVTVPLIILWLIVAARAVGRRPRAKRLEAVWRHVALVLVVFVIAYAGFVFLWGVNYNRQPLAQTIGLKTGQASVDELAALCRLLIDRANALRPLVGEDSTGVAVPNGGVDGALRRAQQGFDRAAANYPALGGRYSRPKGVLTSALWSYTGTSGMYWPFTGEANVNTAAPAFTIPATAAHEMAHQRGFAREDEANYLAYLTCRFHPDADFQYSGTMLALTEAMSALRGRDPGTFKELAGRYGAGVKRDLVREAEFRKTHEGLVSDYSDRVNDRYLKANGQTEGIGSYGRMVDLLLAEFRANSGR is encoded by the coding sequence ATGCGAGCTAGGCTACTCTGGCCGACCCTCTTTGGGCTGGCCGTCGGAATTCAGCGGCTATCCCGGCTCGCCCCCGACTGGGTGGAGGGGCTGTATTCCCGCCACCTCTTCCCGGCCGTGGCCCGGGGCCTCAGCTTCATCTTCGGCCTCTTCCCGTTTTCCGTGGCGGAACTGACCGTCTGGGTGACGGTACCCCTCATCATCCTCTGGCTCATCGTGGCGGCGCGGGCTGTTGGCCGACGGCCGCGGGCCAAGAGGCTGGAGGCGGTCTGGCGCCACGTCGCTCTCGTCTTGGTGGTTTTCGTCATCGCCTACGCCGGGTTCGTCTTCCTCTGGGGAGTCAACTACAACCGGCAGCCCTTGGCCCAGACCATTGGCCTGAAGACGGGCCAGGCCTCGGTCGACGAACTGGCGGCCCTCTGTCGCCTGCTCATCGATCGAGCCAATGCCCTGCGCCCCTTGGTCGGCGAGGACTCGACCGGAGTGGCGGTGCCGAACGGAGGGGTGGACGGGGCCCTCCGCCGAGCCCAGCAGGGCTTCGACCGGGCCGCCGCCAACTACCCGGCCCTGGGAGGCCGGTACAGTCGCCCGAAGGGCGTCCTCACCTCGGCCCTCTGGTCATATACGGGAACCTCCGGCATGTACTGGCCCTTTACCGGCGAGGCCAACGTCAACACGGCCGCGCCCGCCTTCACCATCCCGGCCACGGCCGCCCACGAGATGGCCCACCAGCGCGGCTTCGCCCGGGAGGACGAGGCCAACTACCTCGCCTACCTGACCTGCCGCTTCCACCCGGACGCCGACTTCCAGTACTCCGGAACGATGCTGGCCCTGACCGAGGCGATGAGCGCCTTGCGCGGGCGAGACCCGGGCACGTTCAAGGAACTCGCCGGGCGGTACGGGGCCGGCGTGAAGCGTGACCTGGTCCGTGAGGCCGAGTTCAGGAAGACCCATGAGGGGCTCGTCTCCGACTACTCCGACCGGGTCAACGACCGCTACCTCAAGGCTAACGGGCAGACCGAGGGCATCGGCAGTTATGGCCGCATGGTCGACCTGCTCTTGGCTGAGTTCCGGGCGAATTCCGGCCGCTAA